The following are encoded together in the Pedobacter steynii genome:
- a CDS encoding phosphatase PAP2-related protein gives MQFKQFSWQIAWDYPPFRLKFILGISILALILVFIPHFFAYVENRDKGLTLNDWLLARIPAIDVSLYIFIVLYGMSVFFLIKMSRNTSICLTALWAYIFLCAARIITISIVPLHPPKEIIELIDPCSVVFYGSNVITKDLFFSGHTATVFLGALCLENKREKMVAFIASGIIGVLLLLQHVHYTADVVAAPFFSWICWYFGKSIEKL, from the coding sequence ATGCAGTTTAAACAATTCTCCTGGCAAATTGCCTGGGATTATCCCCCATTCAGACTTAAATTTATCCTTGGGATCTCTATTCTCGCATTGATCCTGGTTTTTATACCTCATTTCTTCGCTTACGTAGAAAACAGAGATAAGGGACTTACACTTAATGACTGGTTACTGGCCCGAATTCCGGCTATTGATGTTTCTTTATATATATTTATTGTCCTTTATGGGATGTCTGTATTCTTTCTAATAAAGATGTCCAGGAACACTTCCATTTGTCTGACGGCATTATGGGCCTATATCTTTCTGTGCGCAGCAAGAATCATTACAATTTCTATTGTCCCTCTTCATCCTCCAAAAGAGATTATTGAGCTCATAGATCCATGTTCTGTCGTTTTCTATGGTTCTAATGTAATTACCAAAGATCTTTTCTTTTCCGGACATACTGCTACTGTGTTTCTAGGCGCTCTGTGTCTGGAAAATAAGCGGGAGAAAATGGTTGCTTTTATTGCTTCCGGAATCATTGGAGTATTGCTGTTACTTCAACATGTACACTATACCGCAGATGTTGTTGCAGCACCTTTCTTTAGTTGGATCTGTTGGTATTTTGGAAAATCAATAGAGAAATTATAA
- a CDS encoding DUF763 domain-containing protein, which yields MKSSGTADLPLHYGSVPKWLAMRMTRLGLSITEAIIAEYGTAEVLRRLSDPFWFQSLGAVMGMDWHSSGITTSVMGALKAAVNPRSKELGIYICGGKGLKSRQTPNELLNIAELQGLDGKELVRCSRLSAKIDNTAIQDGFQLYTHNFIVDSTGLWTVVQQGMRNDSATARRYHWHSSALTSFVEDPHTGICGINQGKILNLVAKEARTSRVSMLSMTTENPERILKEARKLVMSNHHEVKAQDVDLKRLGAMLWLTQEKQPADFEELLLLEGLGPRTLQSLALVSEVIYGTPSRFTDPARFSFAHGGKDGHPFPVPLKVYDETIQVLGKAIQKARLGQSDKQHAILKLGELARKAEKNFVPNDNFDELVQKERRNSWKYGGKTVDGDAKPPEKIQLSLF from the coding sequence ATGAAATCATCAGGAACTGCTGACTTACCGCTTCATTATGGTTCTGTCCCTAAATGGCTTGCAATGCGCATGACACGTTTGGGTCTTTCCATCACCGAAGCCATCATTGCTGAATACGGTACAGCCGAAGTACTACGACGGTTAAGTGATCCTTTTTGGTTTCAAAGTCTGGGAGCAGTAATGGGCATGGACTGGCATTCATCAGGGATTACCACGTCTGTTATGGGTGCTTTAAAAGCTGCCGTCAATCCGAGAAGTAAGGAACTCGGCATTTACATCTGTGGTGGCAAAGGGCTAAAGTCCAGACAAACTCCGAATGAATTGTTGAATATTGCCGAACTCCAAGGTCTTGATGGTAAAGAGCTCGTCAGGTGTAGCAGACTAAGTGCAAAGATTGACAATACAGCTATTCAGGATGGATTCCAGCTATACACCCACAATTTCATCGTCGATTCAACCGGGCTCTGGACTGTGGTACAACAGGGAATGCGGAATGATAGTGCTACCGCCAGAAGATACCACTGGCATTCCTCAGCTTTAACTTCTTTTGTAGAAGATCCTCATACCGGAATTTGTGGCATCAACCAGGGAAAGATTTTAAATCTGGTTGCAAAGGAAGCCCGGACATCGCGGGTCAGCATGTTATCTATGACTACTGAAAATCCGGAACGCATCCTTAAAGAAGCCAGAAAACTCGTCATGTCCAATCATCATGAAGTAAAAGCGCAAGATGTGGACCTGAAACGTTTGGGTGCCATGTTATGGCTGACACAGGAAAAACAGCCTGCAGATTTTGAAGAACTGTTGTTATTGGAAGGTTTGGGACCAAGGACCTTACAATCTTTAGCTTTAGTCAGCGAAGTAATTTATGGAACACCGTCCCGTTTTACCGACCCCGCACGGTTTTCTTTCGCTCATGGGGGAAAAGATGGTCATCCATTTCCTGTTCCTCTAAAAGTATACGATGAAACAATTCAGGTATTGGGAAAAGCCATTCAAAAGGCCAGACTAGGTCAATCGGATAAGCAGCATGCCATCCTTAAATTAGGAGAACTTGCCCGTAAAGCTGAAAAGAACTTCGTACCAAATGATAATTTCGACGAGTTGGTCCAAAAAGAGCGTCGTAATTCCTGGAAATACGGCGGAAAAACAGTCGATGGTGATGCTAAACCACCGGAAAAAATTCAATTGAGTCTCTTTTAA
- a CDS encoding PepSY-associated TM helix domain-containing protein — protein MRKINFTRILVFSLHSWLGLVSGIFLILLGLSGSALVFLKEIDHFINSDLLHISPTSQPLALDTMYRKIGKQHPNLTGIAWLNPDAGKGEAYEFRLYQNDGKISTYDLGMISINPYSGAILRDGNLKDFNPSFLYWILQFHWSFQLGLPGLLLAAVFGITMLLSTFTGLIIYRKYIWKVFSFQVKMKWKNWRTISSDLHRIVGVWALFFNVVIFFTGFWMNRFAFDSSYWKKQTVSATANVLSDESIDQMLRTARNAMPDLVPQNMYLPTQKEKLFRLSGPLKEQSPLFYNGNSISIDPISGKVITIERLTKKGIWARVEATFFPLHAGSFGGIVIKVLYVIIGLLPGLLSVTGGLLWWRKVKKRHE, from the coding sequence ATGAGAAAGATAAACTTCACACGCATACTGGTGTTCTCCTTACATAGCTGGCTGGGATTAGTCAGCGGTATTTTTCTAATCCTTTTGGGTTTGAGTGGTTCTGCATTGGTTTTCCTAAAAGAAATTGATCATTTTATCAATTCAGATCTACTCCATATCAGCCCTACAAGCCAACCATTAGCGCTTGATACCATGTACAGGAAGATTGGCAAACAGCATCCAAACTTAACCGGAATAGCCTGGTTAAACCCAGACGCAGGAAAGGGAGAAGCCTATGAGTTCCGTTTGTATCAGAATGATGGGAAAATCAGCACTTATGATTTGGGCATGATAAGTATTAACCCATATTCCGGCGCTATTCTCCGGGATGGCAACCTGAAAGATTTCAACCCAAGTTTCCTGTACTGGATATTGCAATTCCACTGGAGCTTTCAGCTGGGACTACCCGGATTGCTCCTTGCGGCTGTATTTGGCATCACGATGTTATTATCCACATTCACAGGACTGATCATTTACAGAAAATACATCTGGAAAGTATTCAGCTTTCAGGTAAAAATGAAATGGAAAAACTGGAGAACCATTTCCTCTGATCTCCATAGAATTGTCGGAGTCTGGGCATTATTTTTTAATGTAGTCATTTTCTTTACCGGATTCTGGATGAACAGGTTTGCTTTCGATTCCTCTTACTGGAAAAAACAAACGGTGTCCGCTACTGCAAATGTTCTATCTGACGAATCTATAGACCAAATGCTTCGGACTGCCAGAAATGCAATGCCGGATCTGGTCCCTCAAAATATGTATTTACCTACACAAAAGGAAAAGCTTTTCCGACTGTCCGGCCCATTGAAAGAACAGTCGCCCCTCTTTTATAACGGCAATTCCATTTCCATTGATCCGATTTCAGGAAAGGTTATAACGATAGAAAGGCTAACTAAAAAGGGAATATGGGCACGGGTTGAAGCAACTTTTTTCCCTTTACATGCAGGAAGTTTTGGCGGCATTGTAATTAAAGTATTGTATGTTATTATAGGCTTGCTACCTGGCTTGCTCTCTGTTACGGGAGGACTGCTTTGGTGGAGAAAAGTAAAAAAACGGCACGAGTAG